The Gouania willdenowi chromosome 20, fGouWil2.1, whole genome shotgun sequence genome window below encodes:
- the en2a gene encoding homeobox protein engrailed-2a — MEENDHGNRDVVERPRSADESNRAILPLLQAPGNLQIPHRVTNFFIDNILRPDFGRRKDSSSSSGENREVGNLASRESRSSPAAPQTEPVGSTVPAEGTSTPHTVTATKKQAIAADEPLKPREESGDQCLNSDSDSSQASSTPAASKPPMLWPAWVYCTRYSDRPSSGPRSRKPKKKSSTSKEDKRPRTAFTAEQLQRLKSEFQTNRYLTEQRRQNLAQELGLNESQIKIWFQNKRAKIKKASSSKNSLALHLMAQGLYNHATITSKDEKSDSD; from the exons ATGGAAGAAAATGATCACGGCAACAGAGATGTGGTGGAGAGGCCGAGGTCGGCCGATGAGTCCAACAGAGCCATCCTCCCCCTGCTACAGGCTCCGGGGAACCTGCAGATCCCTCACCGGGTCACCAATTTCTTCATTGATAACATCCTACGCCCGGATTTCGGACGGAGAaaggacagcagcagcagcagcggcgaGAACCGTGAAGTAGGTAACCTGGCATCGCGGGAGAGCCGCAGCAGCCCCGCCGCCCCTCAGACCGAGCCGGTGGGAAGCACGGTGCCCGCAGAGGGGACTTCCACCCCGCATACGGTCACCGCGACCAAGAAGCAAGCTATAGCCGCAGATGAACCCCTGAAACCCCGCGAGGAGAGTGGAGACCAGTGCCTAAACTCAGACTCTGACAGTTCCCAAGCCAGCTCGACCCCGGCGGCATCCAAGCCGCCTATGCTGTGGCCAGCCTGGGTCTACTGCACCAGATACTCGGACAGGCCTTCGTCAG GGCCGAGATCTCGCAAACCAAAGAAGAAATCATCGACCAGCAAAGAGGACAAGCGACCACGGACGGCCTTCACAGCAGAGCAGCTGCAAAGACTAAAATCGGAGTTTCAGACAAATCGCTATCTGACGGAACAGAGGCGACAGAACCTGGCGCAGGAACTTGGCCTGAACGAATCTCAGATCAAGATCTGGTTCCAGAACAAACGGGCCAAAATCAAGAAGGCCAGCAGCTCCAAGAACAGCCTGGCCTTGCACCTGATGGCACAGGGACTGTACAATCACGCTACTATCACGTCCAAGGACGAAAAATCAGACAGCGATTGA